A DNA window from Impatiens glandulifera chromosome 7, dImpGla2.1, whole genome shotgun sequence contains the following coding sequences:
- the LOC124944446 gene encoding uncharacterized protein LOC124944446 has product MEKKNWMGVLVKYLHCHNLTHKPIHPDSVPLLVPSSNHISNVKETNHEEQEEVKVEKQRKIEKGSSRTKLSVEDEMMIKSLTAQMMIGCSSMKPVTTGGDNNNNNNNNNGNEMNKVDWIEKYEPSGVYIILKTNTDGALDLNKVQFSRRDREENRKASVYEIYNVVGRPDTSSDSGMKV; this is encoded by the exons ATGGAAAAAAAGAATTGGATGGGTGTTCTTGTCAAGTACCTTCACTGTCACAACCTGACCCATAAACCAATTCACCCTGATTCAGTTCCATTGCTAGTCCCCTCATCAAATCATATTTCTAATGTCAAGGAAACAAACCATGAAGAACAAGAA GAAGTGAAGGTTGAAAAGCAAAGGAAGATAGAAAAAGGGTCATCTCGAACCAAattatctgttgaagatgaaatgatGATTAAGTCTCTTACTGCTCAG ATGATGATTGGTTGTTCAAGCATGAAACCAGTTACAACAGGTggagataataataataataataataataataatgggaATGAAATGAACAAGGTAGATTGGATTGAAAAATATGAACCTTCTGGTGTGTATATAATCCTCAAGACTAACACTGATGGAGCCCTAGATCTCAATAAAGTGCAATTCAG TCGACGAGATAGGGAGGAGAACCGAAAAGCTAGTGTTTACGAGATATACAATGTTGTTGGTCGACCAGATACATCGTCTGATTCGGGGATGAAAGTTTAA